AATAGAACATCAATAAACCATGTCTAACTTACAAATCTAAAAAGTCACATTACTTGTGTATGCCTttaatttctttcatttttctgcttccttttaaatattttcaatttgtCAATCATTCCCTTGTAGCCTCCTTACAGTACAATAGTTTCCACACAACATGAATTTGATATATCCCAAAGGGAAATATTTAAAAAGCAAAAAAGAACCATCCAGGGTAGCGTCCTTCACTCCCAAAGCTCCAGCAAAATATCAGCAGCAGCCACCCAACTGCCAAAGCATAATAATAAATGAGTAAAAAAGGAGGGAAAAAAGGAAACACCGGTTCAGCAAGCCGAGGTTAAAAGAGAGAATTTAAAACCTTGCTTTTCAAGTGGGTGcgggtgtgagtgtgtgtgtgtgtgtgtgcatcgtGCATTCCAACTATGCTCAAATCAAAATGGCCACATGCTAAGCATGATTGTACACTTTGGTGGGTCCTCTCCAGATCCCAGATGTATTTAAACCTAAATGGGCAATCCCAGTCAACAATAAGCTTCCAGGTAAACAAATGAATGGTATGTGAAAGTAACCAAGGCACCAATTTCTCTCTTTCAGCATCCAAAGcacagatctctctctctctctctctcaaattattttgggGATGTTAATGAAGGAACTATGGACTTCTTTTGTTGTGTAAAAAGGTAAGCCAATTTGTGGCAACCTTCTGGGGTGTGAACATAGGAGCCCCTACCCACAAGGGAACCAATGCAAAAAGCAACAAAGATAAACAATTGGTTGTGGGCCAAAAACATATATTAAGTTATTCAATACTATACATTCTTGGCCCACAACCTAGCaccttaaacttttaggtaaggTACCAATTCATGATTCACTAGCATCTTAGGTTGTGTTTAGCTCACCAAATTTCTATTCCCAATATGAAGATTTACGAGCTTACAAAAGCATATGCATTGTTATCATATAGCAAGTgatcatgaaattttttttatgaatccATGGCGTGGAATAGACAAGAAAtgactattcccaaatttcaccataGAATGTCTACTCCTTATCTTATTCCATGTAAGATGAAACACAAGCTTTTGCggtagagtttttttttttcttctaaattaTATATATCCCTATACACTCAATTCTTATTACATTCTTGTCTAATTCCATTCTATTCTTGACATTCCGTGAACCAAAAGTCCCCTTAAACATGATTGGAAGAAGGAAGaagtcttggatttggatttgtgtggatttggacaagtaatacaaaattgtgttgaattttgtccaaatccaaatccaaagaaCCGATTTTAATCCATGCTCTCAAATGCAATGTTAGCATTTCCTGGTAACCATGAGTTAATCCAATTTCACTACTTAATAGTCAACTTTACAAATGCTCAGAATATAACAAATGCTCAGAATGTAGGATTcttaggtagtgtttgggagcatggaattAAAGtcatggatttggatttgtgcgGATTTGGATGAAACttcatacaattttatttttcatttttgtccaaatctacacaaatccaaatccaagtctTGAAATCCAAGCTCCTAAATGCAAGGTTAATGCATTTCAAGTAAAAGCAGTAATTATAAAATGTAGGTAACAAACCCATGAGCAAATATTAGACCTCTGCAGTTGACTAATCAGGAGGATGTACATAGCATACCAGAATGGCCTCAATCTCCTTGTCAGACACTGGTGTTCGTTTGGGCTGAAGAGATGCCTTTCCTCCTACAGTCATGTTGGATGCCCTCGAGAAGGAAGTTTGATTAACATCCCCAGCAGCAGACGCTGGTTGAGTCTGGGCTCCAGAAACTGCAAGGTAATTATGCCAGGGGTCTACTACTAAGGTAGCTTCCAAAAACTATTATGAATTGCTTAAGTGCAGAATGAATCATGAAGAAGGCATTTAGCAAAGACCAAAAAATTCCTTCCCTAATAGAACAATGCATTACACTGTCAAAACACATATTTGGTAAAGATACAGCACAGGGTAAACTATTTTTATGCTGCTCACATATATCATAGGAAAACCATAGTGTGCCCTCAGATACACTTGGAATGAATAATATGGATATAAATTCTAAACGCAGATTGAAAAGGAACACATAAATGGAGATGAAAGCAATTCATTGCTACTGATTTGGTGCAGTAACCCTCCTCTCTTCACAATTGTTCACCAACCACACTTCACTGCACATTGGGCATAGACTGGACGGCACAACTAACAAGGTTAAAATTGAATTCAAGTGGCAACTTCTGTCTCCCACCATTATAGCTTCCTACACATAAACAGTTACATGTCCTCATCTTCCACGATAAATACAAGACTACGCACCTTGTTTATTTGGGTCCATTAGTAATTTGGTTTAGtgaccaaaaatcacattttttaacTAAATTTAAAATCTACCTTGGCTTCAAATTTTTTGCAATTCTATCCTAAACTTTTTCAAGTACTGCAATGTTAGACCTCTGCCATAGTACTGTTGGTTTAAGCTCTTGCTGTTTACACTGTGATCACCTATTGCTGACATGGAACTATGGAAGTAAGGACCCAGGCGGTCATATTGACAACAGAGAAGAGAAAGCAATGAAGTTGGAACTTCACTTTATTAGGACTGAAACcaaaaggaaaaatagggaaGGAAACATCACTTTTCCATTACTCCAACCTCTCTCCATCTTCCCAGAAAATAGAACTAGCTACCAGCAACTCTTCCAACCCGTAATCCCCAACACATTAAATCTATCTTCAAAGAGATGGATggagggaaaaaaagaaaaaggaaaaagaaaaaaccaTAGTGCAGCTAGACTTTGCAGCTCGACACAAAGCATCCCATGGCAAACCATCTGCCATCAGCTACAGTCGCAAAGTCAACCTACATGAAATTATTTTAGAAAgagtgtgtgtgcgtgcgtgcgtgcgtgtgtgtgtgtgtgtgtgtgtgtgagagagagagagagagagagagagagagagagagagagagagagagaacagacaTTTTAAGAGAAAGCTCAGAGAAGCCACAGGCTGAGGTGGGGTTGGGTAGAATAACTGCAAGCAAGTGCCATCTTTAACCACGGAGCCTTATCTCTTGCAGTTGCAGCCTTCATCACCACCGATATCTTCATCTATCCCTACTTCCAGCAAAATTAATCCCTTCCTAACAACCACCGGAAAAATATGTAGCTCACTTCAAACATCGTGTTTCCCCCTCCACCAAGTGCCATTACCCAATACACAGCCACAACCTCCACCATTATGGTAGGTTAATATGATTGGAAATAGGCTATCACCTCTGCCATTGTTTTGAGCCAACCCTGTTCAAGGTGATGGTCCGCAGGCAACCCTGTTCATTTGCACTCACCCACACCACCCAACAATTACCTCTAACATCCACTAATTCCTGTGAGACCAAGCCATATTTTCTTATCAATTAATTTATTTGCAATTTTTAATACTCATTTGATTGAAAATCCTTTAAAATCTTGACCTTATGCAAATGTACAAATGTAAAGACCcggaaaatttaaaaaggattaaaataatttagaaaaaaaataataaataaaataacagataaataaataaaaggaatgacgggggaaaagaaaaaaaattaaaaataaagaaattaaattaaattaagataaattaaataaataaataactagttgttaaattaaatattattgtattggatttataaaaaaaaaaaaattaaaataagatatatatatatatatatgtgtgtgtgtgtaagtaagttaatatatatatatatataaagtactgACAGAAAAgat
This window of the Malania oleifera isolate guangnan ecotype guangnan chromosome 6, ASM2987363v1, whole genome shotgun sequence genome carries:
- the LOC131157028 gene encoding uncharacterized protein LOC131157028, producing the protein MQPAPHHLQLSDHRFHTEREMGAAQAMKRIPRIKFPQRHPKPSVSGAQTQPASAAGDVNQTSFSRASNMTVGGKASLQPKRTPVSDKEIEAILLGGCC